One Chanodichthys erythropterus isolate Z2021 chromosome 10, ASM2448905v1, whole genome shotgun sequence DNA segment encodes these proteins:
- the LOC137028423 gene encoding rootletin-like isoform X6 encodes MSGSENPNESKLEAVIQRLEESVLSEEKRLTVRGSSPDEPASSLPARVREIVSRNLSDSAGGMSSGLSVQEENRVLQAELSRVEDLLAHSRAERDEMAIKYSAISERLEQALRLETVEDGRDSPDSRSLAQQNVDLRRRLDEEQAAYKRKLTAYQEGQQRQAQLVQKLQAKVLQYKKKCGDLEQMLLEKSTGGSNGHRRDDDEPSSELESALIRLEEEQQRSSGLSAVNAMLREQLEQAGLANEALSQDIRRLTADWSKAREELEQRESDWRREEESFHSYFSSEHSRLLALWRQVVGFRRHVCELKSATERDLSEARNELACAAQSVQLQCVSACATLRSREDGSAQLLERETGQRLQLEQQLRETVTEMMTLQAKSDSERAELNTRLVDAVRELERLKARVEDREQEVAALNRKLQDQRSLEETEVHSLRTHTAALQNTLRDITQLVFSDSDGVDGNTEESLLRSSSSSSLPIIPDSCLSALRSTLNNRQIQLQELRERLHSAQSSVQQLRRQQTEAESSRREAELRAQTLQGERDEAQRERETAVRERDRLRQERDALSSEKDGAGKAAQAAQTQVQLLQLECERLQLSVTSAQREREHEREERDAAALERERARAETDRTQQLWDESECRASALRAELAALRESLQQGATDRQLMEAENRQLSDALSRSESSRAELSLTVTKLHSEESSLRDSLAKMSAINESLAQDKSDLNSLIVQLEEEKNALLSQRREVQQEKLTIRDALVRSEQDRLELDSVRLALHQSLQESELTRAGLEAELQSLQADRVKLQDRITQLIGEMGGLEAELGSIRGEGDRQSAALEEVGRGRAELVRERAGLLVQLTASERENAALTEEIATFRSEREALETSLYELQQQINQIESRREQLESENQNLRLRTDSMTAELKRLRAERETVLSQSEKEKDALRDALAAAQHEAQRALRTALSDHQEELERLTNQKEALRCSLEAEQEGALRRVREHLEEQMIRLEKERDELQEELRSLQRDRDQSLLQAETDKQQALSMKEAEKALLSEKVSALQAELSTAALELERLSRETALLRDQERAAVASLNAELQELRSQLQDAASAHGRELRRLQENCADQQTRADTALRELEECRVLLSSSEESRDSARRDLLEMDKRLCQIREAGEGHRRDGAELRRSLSDVIKERDALSQSNAQLREALKAAESERISVKRACEEEQQKASLLEESLASAQKEVSDLRSCLREVERSRLDARRELQELRRQVKVLDAEREQKAKQTAELQTRLSAEDQKDEERARELILLKQRLADTETSRTSLQKDLASLQRRLSESELCWRSRERELTSQLQEARGCEKKLQDEARNLSVRAQSTSDVSAQLQLELSEAQGRLAATEAELSRAEAGRRDLEFRLCSLQSALTRTLGIGASGRSSSRGRSPVGSSPSSLTSGMMSRHRSMSPLHCSLSPPKDVAGNVTPDNTIVLRPLSPERTDAPLPVALPELDPETLRSGLRDFLQELREAQRGRDEARGQLGSLQRELEEMTTERDSAHQRLIQLHTTLQECQEDKRAVDGKLSSAQALLHQQDESLRRGERERRALNERLKELERLSLNAEAERKRVEEQCSKLRAGEARLEAERRRLREALEAAEGRGTRVELGRRSLEGELQRLRLSLAEREMEIQTAHDRHESAVKQVAEGESRISSLQREVDRLTALLSKAQDGESVQKERALALSQSLQEATAAHSATQGRLAALQKTLGQAESERRQLQERVDGLRASSSDGKRNIATLTERVQTLQSELSQSQLRRSELETELHNTQEALRQRADSLTEAQRSLQSAQTERASAEERLRSLQRAVALLETEKRDAERQAVRLEKDKAALRNTLDKVERQKLKTEESSMRLCAEKGRLDRSLNTVEQELQDAQRQIVLLQAQLAELEQSHSASEQSARLREDAQREAERLRVSQREAERTLAARERAHRQRVKGLEEQVSTLKEQLQHEIRRRTPSLPS; translated from the exons ATGAGCGGTTCTGAAAACCCGAACGAGTCCAAACTTGAGGCGGTGATTCAG AGGTTGGAGGAGAGCGTTCTGTCTGAAGAAAAGCGGCTGACGGTTCGAGGATCTTCTCCAGATGAACCCGCATCCAGTTTACCGGCCCGCGTGCGCGAGATCGTCTCCAGAAACCTGAGCGACAGCG caGGAGGCATGTCGTCGGGTCTGTCGGTCCAGGAGGAGAACCGGGTTCTGCAGGCAGAACTGAGTCGTGTGGAGGATCTTCTGGCTCACAGTCGAGCAGAACGAGATGAAATGGCCATCAAATACAGCGCCATCAGCGAGAGA CTGGAGCAGGCGCTGCGGCTGGAGACGGTCGAGGACGGGCGGGACTCTCCTGACTCTCGCAGTCTGGCGCAGCAGAACGTGGATCTGCGCAGACGGCTGGACGAGGAGCAGGCGGCGTATAAGCGCAAGCTCACGGCGTATCAGGAGGGGCAGCAGAGACAAGCACAGCTCGTACAGAAACTACAGGCCAAG GTCCTGCAGTATAAGAAGAAGTGTGGAGATCTGGAGCAGATGCTGCTGGAGAAATCTACC GGCGGCAGTAACGGCCACCGGCGCGACGACGACGAGCCCAGCAGCGAGCTGGAGAGCGCCCTCATCCGCCTGGAGGAGGAACAGCAGAG GAGCAGCGGTCTGTCGGCAGTCAACGCTATGCTGCGAGAGCAGCTGGAACAGGCCGGACTGGCCAATGAAGCGCTCAGCCAGGACATCCGCAGACTCACTGCTGATTGGAGCAAAGCGAGGGAGGAGCTGGAGCAGAGGGAGTCTGATTGGAGGAGAGAGGAGGAG TCTTTCCACAGCTACTTCAGCAGCGAGCACAGCCGTCTGCTGGCGCTCTGGAGGCAGGTGGTGGGCTTCCGCAGGCACGTCTGCGAGCTGAAGAGCGCCACCGAGAG GGATCTGTCCGAGGCGCGTAACGAGCTGGCGTGTGCGGCGCAGAGCGTGCAGCTGCAGTGTGTGAGCGCCTGCGCGACTCTGCGCAGCCGTGAGGATGGGTCTGCGCAGCTGCTGGAGAGAGAGACGGGCCAGCGGCTGCAGCTGGAGCAGCAGCTGAGAGAGACAGTGACGGAGATGATGACGCTACAGGCCAAGAGTGACTCGGAGAGGGCCGAGCTCAACACACG gctGGTGGATGCAGTGAGAGAGCTGGAGCGTCTCAAAGCTCGTGTGGAGGACAGAGAACAGGAAGTCGCAGCACTCAACAGGAAACTGCAG gATCAGAGGAGCCTTGAGGAAACTGAAGTTCATTCACTCAGGACACACACTGCAGCGCTGCAGAACACACTCAGAGACATCACACAG ctggTGTTTTCTGACAGTGACGGTGTGGACGGAAACACTGAAGAGTCTCTGCTGcgctcttcatcatcatcatcactacCCATCATCCCTGACAGCTGTCTGTCTGCACTGCGCTCCACTctgaacaacagacagatcCAGCTGCAGGAGCTGCGTGAGCGTCTGCACTCCGCGCAGTCGTCGGTCCAGCAGCTGCGCAGGCAGCAGACGGAGGCGGAGTCGAGCCGGCGGGAGGCGGAGCTCCGTGCGCAGACGCTGCAGGGAGAGAGAGACGAggctcagagagagagagagaccgctgtgagagagagagaccgaCTGAGACAGGAGAGAGACGCGCTGAGCAG TGAGAAGGACGGTGCGGGTAAAGCGGCGCAGGCGGCGCAGACGCAGGTGCAGCTGCTGCAGCTGGAGTGCGAGAGGCTGCAGCTGTCTGTGACGTCTGCGCAGAGAGAGCGAGAGCACGAGCGAGAGGAGAGAGACGCCGCCGCGCTGGAGAGAGAACGAGCACGAGCAGAGACGGACAGAAC tcagCAGCTGTGGGACGAGTCCGAGTGTCGTGCCTCTGCGCTGCGAGCCGAACTGGCGGCGCTGAGAGAGTCTCTCCAGCAGGGGGCGACAGACCGACAGCTGATGGAGGCCGAGAACCGACAGCTGAGCGACGCACTCAGCCGG AGCGAGAGCAGTCGCGCCGAGCTCTCGCTAACGGTCACGAAGCTTCACTCGGAGGAGTCGTCACTCCGGGATTCTCTCGCTAAGATGAGCGCCATCAACGAGAGTCTCGCGCAGGACAAATCTGACCTCAACAGCCTCATCGTTCAg ctggAGGAGGAAAAGAATGCGCTGCTGTCTCAGCGAAGAGAAGTGCAACAAGAGAAGCTGACCATCAGAGACGCGCTCGTCCGCTCTGAGCAGGACCGGCTGGAGCTGGACTCTGTCCGTCTCGCTCTCCACCAATCACTGCAGGAGTCTGAGCTGACCAGGGCGGGGCTGGAGGCGGAGCTTCAGTCGCTGCAGGCAGACAGAGTCAAACTGCAAGACAGAATTACACAG ctgATTGGTGAGATGGGCGGTCTGGAGGCGGAGCTTGGTTCTATCCGCGGTGAAGGCGACAGGCAGAGCGCCGCTCTGGAGGAGGTGGGGCGTGGGAGGGCGGAGCTAGTGCGAGAGAGGGCGGGGCTTCTGGTTCAGCTGACGGCGTCAGAGAGGGAGAACGCCGCCCTGACTGAGGAGATCGCCACCTTCAG GTCGGAGAGGGAGGCTCTGGAGACGAGTCTTTACGAGCTGCAGCAGCAGATAAATCAAATCGAGTCTCGCCGTGAACAGCTGGAGTCGGAGAACCAGAACCTGAGATTACGTACCGACAGCATGACAG CGGAGCTGAAGCGTTTGCGCGCAGAGAGGGAGACAGTTCTGTCTCAgagtgagaaagagaaagaCGCGCTGAGAGACGCGCTCGCGGCCGCACAACATGAAGCACAGCGAGCTCTGCGCACGGCCCTGTCCGACCACCAGGAGGAGCTGGAgagactgaccaatcagaag GAGGCGCTGCGCTGCAGTCTGGAGGCCGAACAGGAGGGGGCGCTGCGGCGGGTCCGCGAACATCTGGAGGAGCAGATGATCCGGCTTGAGAAAGAGCGAGATGAACTTCAGGAAGAGCTTCGTTCCCTGCAGCGCGACAGAGACCAGAGTCTGTTACAGGCGGAGACGGACAAACAGCAG GCGCTGTCCATGAAGGAGGCCGAGAAGGCGCTTCTGTCGGAGAAGGTGAGCGCCCTACAGGCGGAGCTGAGCACTGCAGCACTGGAGCTGGAGAGACTGAGCCGAGAGACGGCGCTCCTCAGAGACCAGGAGCGG GCTGCAGTCGCGTCTCTAAATGCTGAACTGCAGGAACTGCGCAGTCAACTGCAGGACGCAGCCAGTGCACATGGCCGTGAGCTGCGCAGACTGCAGGAGAACTGCGCTGACCAGCAGACGCGAGCAGACACAGCGCTCAGAGAG TTGGAGGAGTGTCGCGTGCTGCTGTCGTCCAGCGAGGAGAGCCGGGACAGTGCCAGGAGAGATCTTCTGGAGATGGACAAGCGTTTGTGTCAGATACGGGAGGCAGGGGAGGGACATAGGCGAGATGGGGCGGAGCTACGGCGCTCTCTCAGTGATGTCATCAAGGAGAGGGACGCTCTCAGCCAATCCAACGCGCAGCTGAGGGAAGCCCTGAAAGCGGCAGAGAGTGAGAGAATCAG CGTGAAGCGCGCATGTGAGGAGGAGCAGCAGAAAGCATCTCTGCTGGAGGAGAGTCTGGCGTCTGCGCAGAAGGAGGTGTCAGATCTGCGCAGCTGTCTGCGCGAGGTGGAGAGATCCAGACTGGATGCGCGCAGGGAGCTGCAGGAGCTGCGCAGACAG GTGAAAGTTCTAGACGCCGAGCGCGAGCAGAAGGCCAAGCAGACGGCTGAACTGCAGACGCGTCTGTCTGCGGAGGACCAGAAGGATGAGGAGCGAGCGAGAGAACTGATCTTGCTCAAACAGAGACTCGCCGACACGGAAACTAGCAGAACCTCTCTTCAGAAAGAC CTGGCTTCTCTACAGAGACGTCTGAGCGAGAGCGAGTTGTGTTGGCGCAGTCGTGAGCGAGAGTTGACGTCTCAGCTACAGGAAGCTCGCGGCTGTGAGAAGAAGCTTCAAGACGAGGCGCGTAACCTCTCCGTTCGCGCTCAGTCGACCTCTGATGTGTCTGCGCAGTTGCAGCTGGAGCTGAGTGAGGCACAGGGCCGTCTGGCTGCGACGGAGGCAGAGTTATCGCGTGCGGAGGCGGGGCGCAGGGATCTGGAGTTCAGGCTGTGCAGCCTGCAGTCGGCACTCACACGTACGCTGGGCATCGGGGCCAGTGGGCGGAGCAGCAGCAGGGGGCGGAGCCCAGTGGGCTCCTCCCCTTCCTCTCTGACCTCTGGGATGATGTCTCGCCATAGGAGCATGTCTCCGCTGCACTGCTCCCTATCGCCACCcaaag ATGTGGCAGGTAACGTCACGCCGGATAACACCATCGTGCTGCGGCCGCTGTCTCCAGAGAGGACAGACGCCCCGCTGCCCGTCGCCCTGCCTGAGCTGGACCCGGAAACCCTGCGCAGCGGCCTCAGAGACTTCCTGCAGGAGCTGCGAGAGGCTCAGAGAGGCCGA GACGAGGCTCGGGGTCAACTGGGGTCACTGCAGAGAGAATTAGAGGAAATGACCACagagagagactccgcccaccaGCGCCTCATTCAGCTACACACCACACTACAGGAGTGCCAGGAGG ATAAGCGTGCTGTGGATGGAAAACTGTCGTCAGCTCAAGCTCTGCTGCATCAGCAGGATGAGTCCCTgcggagaggagagagagagcgacGAGCGTTAAACGAGCGACTCAAAGAGCTGGAGAGACTTTCACTGAACGCCGAGGCTGAGCGCAAGCGTGTGGAG GAGCAGTGCAGTAAGCTGCGCGCTGGCGAGGCGCGTTTGGAGGCGGAGCGTCGGCGGCTGCGTGAGGCTCTGGAGGCGGCAGAGGGGCGGGGCACACGGGTGGAGCTGGGGAGGCGGAGTCTCGAGGGAGAGCTGCAGAGACTGAGACTGAGTCTGGCCGAGAGAGAAATGGAGATCCAGACGGCTCACGACCGTCACGAGAGCGCCGTCAAACAG GTGGCAGAGGGCGAATCTCGCATCTCGTCTCTTCAGCGGGAGGTGGACAGACTGACGGCATTGCTGTCTAAAGCTCAGGACGGAGAGAGCGTTCAGAAAGAGCGAGCGCTCGCTCTCTCCCAGAGCCTGCAGGAAGCCACCGCCGCCCACAGTGCCACCCAGGGGCGTCTCGCTGCGCTGCAGAAGACGCTGGGACAGGCTGAGAGCGAGCGCAGACAGCTGCAG GAGCGCGTGGACGGACTCAGAGCGTCCTCGTCGGACGGGAAGCGAAACATCGCCACCCTCACGGAGCGCGTGCAGACGCTGCAGTCGGAACTGAGCCAGAGTCAGCTGCGCAGATCTGAGCTGGAGACAGAGCTGCACAACACACAGGAG GCTCTGCGACAGAGGGCCGACAGTCTGACCGAGGCCCAGCGCAGTTTGCAGTCTGCGCAGACAGAGCGAGCGTCTGCAGAGGAGCGTCTGCGCAGCCTGCAGCGAGCCGTGGCCCTATTGGAGACCGAGAAGAGAGATGCAGAGAGACAGGCCGTCCGACTGGAGAAGGACAAGGCTGCGCTGAGAAACACGCTGGATAAG GTGGAGCGTCAGAAGCTGAAGACGGAAGAGAGCAGCATGCGTCTGTGTGCAGAAAAAGGCCGCCTGGATCGTTCGCTCAACACCGTCGAACAGGAGCTGCAGGACGCGCAGAGACAGATCGTGCTGCTGCAG GCTCAGCTGGCCGAGCTGGAGCAGAGTCACAGCGCCAGCGAGCAGTCGGCCCGTCTGCGTGAGGACGCCCAGCGGGAGGCCGAGAGACTGCGCGTCAGTCAGAGAGAGGCCGAGCGAACGCTGGCCGCGCGCGAGAGAGCTCACCGGCAGCGCGTCAAGGGTCTGGAGGAGCAGGTGTCCACGCTGAAAGAGCAACTGCAGCACGAGATACGCCGCAGAACGCCGTCGCTGCCGAGCTGA